One genomic window of Oncorhynchus kisutch isolate 150728-3 linkage group LG26, Okis_V2, whole genome shotgun sequence includes the following:
- the ndp gene encoding norrin: protein MRPSAPLSPSSGLVMLLVFCPLLVVVHASSSKAENGHSTHLGDTDPDRCMRHHFVETITHPIYKCNSKMVLLARCEGHCSHTSRSDPLISFSSVLKQPFKSTCFCCRPHTSKLKAVRLRCAGGTRITATYRYILACNCEECS, encoded by the exons ATGCGCCCCtcagcccccctctctccctcctcagggCTGGTGATGTTGCTGGTTTTCTGCCCCCTACTGGTGGTAGTGCATGCCAGCAGCAGTAAGGCAGAGAACGGACACAGCACACACCTGGGAGACACAGACCCAGACCGCTGTATGAGGCATCACTTCGTAGAGACCATCACACACCCCATCTACAAGTGTAACTCCAAG ATGGTGTTACTGGCTCGGTGTGAGGGCCACTGCAGCCACACGTCCCGCTCCGACCCTCTCATCTCCTTCAGTTCGGTGTTGAAGCAGCCCTTTAAGAGCACCTGTTTCTGCTGCAGGCCCCACACCTCCAAGCTGAAGGCTGTGAGGCTCCGCTGTGCCGGAGGAACCCGCATCACCGCCACCTACCGCTACATCCTTGCCTGCAACTGTGAGGAGTGCAGCTGA